CCCCCAAGTAGCTATGGGGCACGTAAATCACTATGGGGCAGCCCCCCAAGTTGCTATGGGGCTGCCCCCCAAGTCCCCATGGGACACCCTAGGATCTATGGGGCTGCCCCCCAAGTCCCTATAGGGCCCGGAGATGCTCACAGATCTATGGGGCAGCCCCCCGAGTAGCTATAGGGCCCCAAATATCTATGGGGCTGCCCCCCAAGTAGCCATGGGGCTGCCCCCTAAGTATCTGTAGGTCCCAGAGACGCTCACGAATCTATGGGGCTGCCCCCCAAGTATCTGTGGGGCACCCTAAAATCTATGGGGCAGCCCCCCAagtgtccccccaccccccacatGTGGGGCTGCCCCCCAAGTGctccctcccccacccctcccccgcccctcccccccctgccccacactTGGGGGTCGTTACCTCGGGGTccggggggcgctgggggggggggggcggccccgggggggggaggggggggcccCAAATCCATCGGCAGCGGCGGCTccgagctgggggggggaggggaatcAGTGGGGCTGCCCCATAGcgaggggggaggggggaggtgtGGGGCTGGCCCCATAGAaagggggggctgggggggctctgccccatAGATCGGGCTCCAGGCCCAGGGGTTGGCCCCATTggagcccctccagccccatagattcgcccccagccccatagatcCAACCCCTGCCCCATAGAttggcccccagccccatagattcttcccccagccccatagatTCTTCCTCCGGCCCCATAGATCCATTCCCCAGCCCCATAGattcctcccccagccccataaaagtgcccccagccccacagattCATCCCCTGGCCCCACAgaagtgcccccagccccatagatTGTTCtccctgccccatagatccccccccagccccatagaagccccccacccaccccccagccccatagatcccccccagccccatagatccttccccagccccacagatcctgccccacatcccccccagccccacagatcccccctccccgcccccagccccacatctcccaccccacatccccccgccccacagctcctgccccacatCCCCCCGCCCCACAGATCCCGCCCCATAGATCCCTGCCCCATAgattcacccccccccccccctcacccctctATTGTGGGGCCGGGCGCCGTGCCGGGGCGGCCATCTTGCCGCTTACCCAGCAGCCCCCgcgcggggggggcggggccaacgcggcaccgggggggggggaggggaagggagggggaggggacCTGGAGAGACCCCGGCCCCACAGGGACCCACAGGGACCCCATAGGGCCCTATAGAgccccatagcgccccataaGTGCCCTATAGCGCCCCATAGCCaccccatagcgccccatagGGCCCCATAGAGCCCCATAGGGACCCATAAGTGCCTTATAGGgccccatagcgccccatagAGCCCTATAGGGCCCCATAATGCCCCATAAGtgccccatagcgccccatagaaaccccatagcgccccatagAGCCCTATAGGGACCCATAGCTGCCCCACAGCGCCCCATAGAGACCCCACAGTGCCCCATAAGCACCCCATAAGGACCTATAGTGACCCACAGCGCCCCATTGTGCCCCATAGGGACCCCATAGAGCCCTATAGAGCCCCATAAGTGCCCCATAGGGACCTATAACGCCCCATAAGtgccccatagcgccccatagGGACCCCATAAggccccacagccaccccgCAGTGCCCTATAGGGCCCCACAGAGACCCATAGGGACCCCCCTGTGCCCCATAGAgccccatagcgccccatagAAACCCCATAGAGCccccataaccaccccataGAGCCCTATAGAGACCCACAGTGCCCCACAGAGCCCTACAGGGCCCCATAGAAACCCCATGgagccccacagagccccaTAGGGACCTATAGGGCCCCATAAGGCCCCCTTTCACCCCACaaccaccccacagcaccccataGACACCCCATAGAGCCCCATAGCtgccccatagcgccccatagCGCCCCCATTTCACCCCACAGCGCCCCATAAGCACCCCATAGGGCCCCATAGAGACCCCATAGcgaccccccagccccacagcgcCCCATAGGGACCCCATAGGGCCCCATAGCtgccccatagcgccccatagcgaccccccagccccatagggccccacagagccccataagtgcccccccccccccgcccctccccctCTCACCGTGTTTCCGGCTCCTGCTGGGGGCCCTGCGGGGGAGGGGCGGGGTCAGGGGGCACCAGTAAGGGACCAGTGCTCCCAGTAAGGACCAGCAACGGCCCCAGGCCCTCCCAGTAACCCCCAGTAACCCCCAGTCCCCTCCCAGAccccccccagtcccctcccagtatcccccagtgcctcccagtccctcccagtgctcccagtcccccccatttcccctcccagtgcccccatttcccctcccagtccctcccagtcccccccagtccccccagtTCCCCTCTCACCGTCCCAGTCCCGGGGGAGCTCCcgggggaggaggagctggaggaggacgGCGACTGGGGCGGGGCCTCGCTGGTGGGCGTGGCCTCAGCGGGGGGCGTGGCCTGGGCCGGCACCGCCCCTTCTGACAGGGGAGGGGGCGAGGGGGAGGCGCGGGTGGGCAGGGCCTGGGTGGGAGGGGGTGGAGCCTCGCTGGTGGGTGTGGCCTCgcgagggggcgtggcctcggCAGGAGGGGCTTCAGAAGGGGGAGGGGCTTcaggagggggcgtggcctcaaCGGGGGGCGTGGTTTCTTTGACAGGGGGTGTGGCTTCAGCTTGTGGGGCACCCTCAGGAAGGGGAGGGGCCTCCTGAGGGGGCGTGGCTTCGGCTGGGGGCGTGGTCTCCATGGGGGTTGTGTCTTCAGAAGGGGGAGGGGCCTCAGAAACGGGCGGGGCTTCAGAAGGGGGTGTGGCCTCAGCAGGGGGCGGGGCTTCTGGCTGGGGTTGGGGCTCCACAGTGGGGGCCTCGCAGGGGGGCGGGGCTTCGGAGGGGGGCGGGGCTTCctgagggggcggggcttgctgagggggcggggcctcgccGAGGGGCGTGGCCTCAggctcctcctcctcgtcgtcttcctcctcctcctcctcctcctcctcttcctcctcctcctcctcctgggggGGGCGgcgccggccccgggggggccccTCGGGGGCTTTTCGGCCCTGGAGCCAAAAACAATAACTTTTAGAAGCCCCAAAACCGCCGTTTTTTGCCCCAAAAGGGGTGTTTTGGGTTACCTGGCGCACCCGCTCGCTGCGGCGCTCCGGCCGCCGGCCCGGCTCCTCGTCAGAGTCCTCGCAGCTGCGGCCCGAGGctgtggggaggaaggggttaacggggggttttgggggatttNNNNNNNNNNNNNNNNNNNNNNNNNNNNNNNNNNNNNNNNNNNNNNNNNNNNNNNNNNNNNNNNNNNNNNNNNNNNNNNNNNNNNNNNNNNNNNNNNNNNNNNNNNNNNNNNNNNNNNNNNNNNNNNNNNNNNNNNNNNNNNNNNNNNNNNNNNNNNNNNNNNNNNNNNNNNNNNNNNNNNNNNNNNNNNNNNNNNNNNNNNNNNNNNNNNNNNNNNNNNNNNNNNNNNNNNNNNNNNNNNNNNNNNNNNNNNNNNNNNNNNNNNNNNNNNNNNNNNNNNNNNNNNNNNNNNNNNNNNNNNNNNNNNNNNNNNNNNNNNNNNNNNNNNNNNNNNNNNNNNNNNNNNNNNNNNNNNNNNNNNNNNNNNNNNNNNNNNNNNNNNNNNNNNNNNNNNNNNNNNNNNNNNNNNNNNNNNNNNNNNNNNNNNNNNNNNNNNNNNNNNNNNNNNNNNNNNNNNNNNNNNNNNNNNNNNNNNNNNNNNNNNNNNNNNNNNNNNNNTTACTAAAATCCTGAGGTAACATTTACATAATAcctattaataattttaacatttgaCAAAATTAAGCATAAAAACGAGGAAAAAAAACGTTTTTTGAAGGCCGAGAAGGAAACTGAGGGCAAAACGCCCCATTACCCACCCACaccctccccaaacccctcaTAAACCCCCGATAACCCCAATCCCACACCCCCACCCTCTATAAACCCCCGAAACCTCTAAAACCCACCCCAAAAACCTCTAAAACtttcaaccccccccccagcctctcccaccCGGGCGCCGCGTCCCCTTTAAgaccccccccaccctccccggGCCCCGCCCCCGCGGGCCCCTCTGGGCCAATCAGCGGCCGGCGGCGCCGCGCATGCGCCGGGCGGagatggcggcggcgctgcggggcggcggcggctccggcgGCTCcgggcaggcggcggcggcggcctcgGAGCCGGGCCCCGGGCCGGGGGCTTACGGCAACGGGCTGGGCTCCTCcggccaccaccaccaccacgggGACGAGGCGGGGGAGGCCGGGGCTCGCGGCCGGGCCGGCCGAGGAGGCGGcggagggggcgcggggggggagaggggggcgagcggcggcggagcggccccggggggcgTTGGGGGAGGcccggggggcgccgggggaGGCTCCGCTGCCGCCTCCTCGTCGCTGGCGGCGCCGGCTTCGGCCGCCGGGGCCGCAGCCGGGGCGGTGTCGGCCTcggcggggggtggggggggtgctgggggtgccggAGCGGCCGCCGGTGGGGCcggtggggccggggccggtggtggtggtggtggtgccgggggagccgccgggccGCAGGCGCCTCACGAAGGCCacgaggagctggaggaggaggccgGGCTCGGGGACGGAGACGCGGGGGACTCCGCCATCGAGGACCCGGTGAGGGGGGGAAcgggggggggtttggggggattTGAGGCGGTTTAGGGGGATTTGAGGGGGTTTgaagggggtttggggggattTGAGGAGGATTAggggggggttggagggggATTTGAGGTAAATTGGGGGGGTTTGAGAGGGTTTGAGGCGGTTTGGGGGGAATTGGGGTGGGTttgagggggtttgggggggatttgAGGAGGATTAGGGGGGGTTGGAGGGGTTTAGGGGTGGTTTGAGGGGGattggggtgggtttggggggatTTGAGGGGGATTGGGGGGTTTGGGGACGGTTTGGGAGGGATTTGAGGTGAATTTGGGGGGGTTGAGAGGGTTTGAAGGGGAattgggggggtttgggggggatttggggggatttgAGGAGGTTTgaagggggtttggggggaatttgaagggttttggggggggttgaGTGGGGTTTGGGGGCGTTTGAGGAGGTTTGGGGGGATTTGAGGAGGTTTgaaggggttttggggggggtttggggggattTGAGGAGGCTTGGGGGGAGGTTGAGGGGTTTTGGAGGTGGTTTGGGGGGAATtaggggggtttgggggtggtttgagggggtttggggaggaTTTGAGGTGAattgggggggtttggggggggttgggggggtttGAAGGGGATttgagggggtttgggggagatttggggggatttgagggggtttggggggcgggaggagggaagggagggggcgTGGGGTCACGTGGAGGAAGGAAATGGCGGGAAATGGGGGGAGGGGGTCACGTGGGGGAGGGGTTTGGCGGGAaaatggggggtgggggggacggGGTCACGTGAGGGGGGGCTGGGGTCACGTGGGGCAGGAATTTGGGCGGAAAATGGGGTTTTGGGGGCTCGAGGGGGGTCTTGGGTCACGTGGGGGGGGTCTGGGGTCAAGTGAGGGGGGAATTTGGCTGGAAAAGGGGATTtgagggggttttggggtgggtttaaggggttttggggtcactttggggggggcgaggggggtcCTGGGTGCTGAGGGGAGGGGTCTGGGGTCAcgtgggggggggttggggggtcTGGGGTCATGTGAGGGGGGGTTAGGGTCACGTGAGGGGGGTCTGGGGCCATATGGGGTCACATGGGGGGGGTGTTAGGGTCACGTGAGGGGGGTGTAGGGTCACATGGGGTCACGTGAGGGGGGTCTTGGGCCATGTGGGGTCACGTGAGGGGGGTCTGGGGTCATGTGGGGGTGGTCTGGGGTCACATGGGGGGGTTAGGGTCATGTGAGGGGGGTCTGGGGTCACGTGAGGGGGGGTCTGGGGTCACGTGGGGGTGGTCTGGGGTCACATGGGGGGGAGTTAGGGTCATGTGAGGGGGGTCTGGGGCCACATGGGGTCACAAGGGGGGTGTTAGGGTCACATGGGGTCATGTGAGGGGGGTCTGGGGTCACGTGGGGTCACGTGAGGGGGGTCTGGGGTCACATGGGGTCACGTgaggggggtcctggggtcacATGGGGTCACGTGAGGGGGGTCTGGGGCCATGTGGGGTCACGTGAGGGGGGTCCGGTCCCACACATGGGTTGCCCCCTCCCAGTGGGCGTTCCCCCACGGCACCAGTGGGCGTGTCCCCCTTCGTGGGCGTGGCCTAACCCCTTTAACcccgcccccttccccccccccaggagctggaggccaTCAAGGCCCGGGTGCgggagatggaggaggaggcggagaagctgaaggagctgcagaacGAGGTGGAGAAACAAATGAACATGAGCCCCCCGCCGGGCAACGGTCAGGCCACGCCCCCTCATTACCATAACCCCGCCCCTTCCTTTTAAACCCCGCCCCTTTTCACCGAGGCTCCTCCCACCCCGCAGCCGGCCCGGTCATCATGTCCTTGGAGGAGAAGATGGAGGCGGACGCTCGCTCCATCTACGTGGGCAATGTGAGGGCTTAACGAGCGGGGTTAATTAATTAGCCCCGCCCCCTCGTTAGCTAAGCCACGCCCCTGTTAATTAGGTGGACTACGGGGCGACggcggaggagctggaggcccACTTCCACGGCTGCGGCTCCGTCAACCGCGTCACCATCCTCTGCGACAAGTACAGCGGGCACCCCAAAGGGTGAGGGGGGCCCCAAAACACGGGGATTGGCCCCAAAATTacacccggggggggggagggggggtgggagcGGAAAGGGGCTCGGAAGGGGCCTAAAGGGAGCTGAAATGGCCCAAAAGGGACCTGAAAGGACACAAAAGGGACCTAAATGGACCCAAAAAGACTCAAAAGGGACCAAAAGGGACACAAAATGGCCAGAAATGGCCCCAAGCAGACACAAAAGGGAGCTAAATGGCCCCAAAGGGACCTGAAATGGACCTAAATGGACCCAAAGAGACCCAAAAGAGACCAAAATGGCTCCAAAAGGACACAAAATGGCCCAAAAGAGACCCCAAAGGGACCTAAATGGACCCAAAGGGACCCAAAATGGTCAGAAATGGCCCCAAAGAGACCCAAAAGGGACCTAAGTGGACCCAAAATGGCCCCAAAGGGACCCAAAAGGGACCTAAATGGACCCAAAGAGACACAAAAGGGACCCAAAGGGACACAAAATGGCCCAGAAATGGGACCGAAATGGCCCCAAAGGGACCCGAAATAGACCTAAATGGACCCAAAGGGATCCGAAATGGCCAGAAATGGTCCCAAAGAGACACAAAAGGGACCTAAATGGCCCAAAGGGACCCAAGATGGCCCAGAAATCGCCTCAAAGGGACCTGAAAGGACACCAGAATGAAatgcccattaaaaaaaaaacacaggaaaccGCCAAAAATCATGAAACATCCCCAAAAAGCAGCCAAAGACCCTAAAAAGCCCCCAAAACCCTAAAAGTCCCCCAAAAAGCTCCTAAAACCCCAAAAGAACCCCCAGAAGACCCTGAAAAGTCCCCAACCCCCTAAAAAAACACCCTAAACACCCCAAACATTACCCAAACCCTCCAAAAAAACGCAAAAAAAGGTGAAatcccccaaaacaccccaaaatccGCATCACCTCGAAAAAGTCTCAAAAACGACCCAAACTCCCCAAATAACCCCCAAAACACCCTCTGAAAATAACCGTAAGGTTctaaaaagatggaaaagggcCTGAAAAAGCTTGAAGTGACCCAAAATTGTGCGTTTTTGCCCCAAAAAAGGTTCGCCTACATCGAGTTCTCGGACAAGGAGTCGGTGCGGACGTCGATGGCGCTGGACGAGTCCCTCTTCCGCGGGCGGCAGATTAAGGTAGAAGGGGGCGTGGCTTCACCCAAAGGGGCGTGGCCTAGGTGGGCGTGTCCCCAGTGACCACGCCCCCTCGGTGACGTCACAGGTGATCCCCAAACGGACCAATCGGCCGGGGATCAGCAGCACCGACCGGGGCTTCCCCCGGGCTCGGTACCGGGGCCGAGGGGGCGGCTACAGCTCCGCCCGCGCCCGCTTCTACAGCGCCTACAGCCGGCCCCGCGGGAGGGCCTACAGGTGGGGGGCGGGGCCTCCGGGGGGCGGGGCCTAACGGGGTGGGGCCTCGGGGGGCGGGGCGTAGCGGGGTGGGGTCGGAGGGGGCGGAGTTTGGGAGGTCAAGGGGGTCGGAGGTCTCTGTGGTGCCTACGGGAGGCGCTATGGGAGCAGATATAGGAAGGGGCGTGGCCTAAAGGGGGCGTGGCTTGAGTGGGTGGAGCCTTAGGGGGCGTGGTTAAAGTGGGTGGGGTCGGAGGGGGCGGAGATTGGGAGGTCAAGGGGGTTTGGGTCTTCTATAGTGGCTCTGGGTGGCTCTGGGGGAGGGAAAACAGGAAGGGGAGGGGCTAAAAGGGGCGTAGCCTAAGTGGGTGGGGCCGCAGGGGGCGTGGCTTAAGTGGGCGGGGTCCCAGGGGGTGGAGTTTGGGAGGTgaggggggtttgggggggagAGGTCGCCTAATGGAGGCTCTGGGGGAGGGAATATAGGAGAGGGCGTGGCCTAAAGGGGGCGTGGCTTGAGTGGGTGGGGTCTTAGGGGGCGTGGCTTAAGTGGGTGGGGGCGGAGCTTAAAGGGGTAGGGACAAAGGGGAGGGGCTTAAAGGGGTTCCTATAGTGTCTATGGGGGAATAAGGGAGGGGTGGGGCTTAAAGGGGGCGGGGCTTAACATGACAGACTCAAAAGGGGCGGAGCTTAAGGTGGGCGTGGCCACATGGGCGGGGCCAAATGTGGGCGGAGCCACAGGGGGCGGAGCCTCTGGTGGGGTCCTTTCGGGGTCCCCCTGGGCCCCCCCTTTGGCTCCCTGGCCCCGCCCCTCGGCTCGCTGGCCCCGCCCCTCGAGTCCTCCAGCCCCGCCCCTC
Above is a genomic segment from Aythya fuligula isolate bAytFul2 unplaced genomic scaffold, bAytFul2.pri scaffold_54_arrow_ctg1, whole genome shotgun sequence containing:
- the PABPN1 gene encoding polyadenylate-binding protein 2, whose product is MEEEAEKLKELQNEVEKQMNMSPPPGNAGPVIMSLEEKMEADARSIYVGNVDYGATAEELEAHFHGCGSVNRVTILCDKYSGHPKGFAYIEFSDKESVRTSMALDESLFRGRQIKVIPKRTNRPGISSTDRGFPRARYRGRGGGYSSARARFYSAYSRPRGRAYRGRARATSWYSPY